From the Priestia koreensis genome, one window contains:
- a CDS encoding GNAT family N-acetyltransferase has protein sequence MIINIPLYQLRNYPSFFELHELLFGPTYSGQLLYQLEEKKNVQILAFKEKERIVAYKLGYEVNKHTFYSWLGGVHPAHRRKGIASSLMSYQHDYCRGAGYTRITTKTTNKWRDMLILNLQHGFQIVGTYVDHEKEIKIMLEKTI, from the coding sequence ATGATTATTAACATTCCACTCTATCAATTACGAAACTATCCCTCTTTCTTTGAGCTTCATGAGCTACTTTTCGGTCCTACTTATAGTGGACAGCTGTTGTATCAATTGGAGGAAAAAAAGAACGTACAAATTTTAGCTTTTAAAGAAAAGGAGCGTATCGTTGCTTATAAGCTTGGCTATGAAGTAAATAAACATACGTTTTATAGCTGGTTAGGTGGCGTACATCCTGCTCATCGCCGAAAAGGTATTGCGTCTTCCTTAATGAGCTATCAGCATGACTACTGTCGAGGTGCTGGATATACGAGGATTACAACCAAAACGACAAATAAATGGCGAGATATGCTGATTTTAAATCTACAGCATGGCTTTCAAATTGTAGGTACATATGTGGATCATGAAAAAGAAATCAAAATTATGCTTGAAAAAACGATTTAA
- a CDS encoding methyl-accepting chemotaxis protein has translation MKSLRVKLMVYFLILSIVPLMVSSFFMYQNSIANLQNSVHQEAVKANKGVTSIIRKDGEELLLIAEFLQRDPSIQQAFKQQDRKKLAKVLDPVFRNLHKKYGLAILEYGDVDGKVFFRAHEPKKFGDSKRDNPSIEAALTGNTVEGLEFGSSGLANRAFIPITSGEKVIGTLQLGLALSNTLLQHIYTTTESRVSFFANDELIQSSIKGERIGKRLPSSIYQTVQRGKRVEKQENKVLFVYTPLYDPSHERVIGVLRVDKDVSGIYNVQAKLFMLIGIILTVSLIITLVTSFYLSTFVTRPIKTLTLSLQQLGNGDLSVEELHVKEKDEIGKLAGAFNQTIHHLRDMITTIQDSSSKVASFSVELSASADQLTDGSEKVVSLSQQSSEGVNHQQARTTSLFEKIKKMADRLMNFSEECEESRRVSQQTQFMTLEGKQALDNVKNQIKHTSDSFEKVHETLERLGNQSKEIGSIVTFISTISEQTNLLALNAAIEAARAGAHGKGFAVVAGEVRKLAEETKDSTRKIESVIQRVQADTKRAVEFMREGQQVLDDAIVLSNNASHSLTTIQDFSVQTKQSVEDMSTSIQSLLLLNNEIIHELDVVQEISEKGISFSQKTASVSQEQLASIEEIAASVKALVELADEFNSLLTRFKL, from the coding sequence GTGAAATCGCTTCGTGTAAAGCTTATGGTTTATTTTCTTATTTTATCCATCGTACCTTTGATGGTTAGCTCCTTTTTTATGTATCAAAATTCAATAGCCAATTTGCAGAACTCTGTGCACCAAGAAGCAGTAAAAGCGAATAAAGGGGTGACGTCCATTATACGAAAAGATGGAGAGGAACTCCTGTTAATAGCTGAATTTTTGCAGCGAGATCCTAGTATCCAGCAGGCGTTCAAGCAGCAAGATCGAAAGAAATTAGCAAAAGTGCTCGACCCGGTCTTTCGCAACCTGCACAAAAAATATGGCCTTGCTATATTGGAATATGGCGATGTGGACGGCAAGGTGTTCTTCCGAGCTCATGAACCAAAAAAATTTGGTGACAGCAAAAGGGATAACCCTTCAATTGAAGCAGCTTTAACAGGAAACACGGTAGAAGGATTGGAGTTTGGAAGCAGTGGATTAGCCAATCGTGCATTTATTCCAATTACATCAGGTGAAAAAGTTATCGGAACGCTGCAGCTCGGATTAGCGCTCAGCAATACGCTACTTCAGCACATTTATACGACCACAGAAAGTCGTGTTTCCTTTTTTGCTAACGATGAGCTCATACAGTCCTCTATAAAAGGCGAGCGGATCGGTAAACGTCTACCTTCATCCATTTACCAAACTGTACAGCGTGGAAAGCGAGTAGAAAAGCAGGAAAACAAAGTGCTTTTCGTCTATACGCCTTTATACGATCCTTCTCATGAACGAGTCATTGGTGTATTGCGTGTGGATAAGGATGTTTCAGGCATTTATAACGTACAAGCAAAGCTTTTTATGCTAATTGGGATCATACTCACAGTCTCACTAATCATCACGCTTGTGACGAGCTTTTATTTGTCGACTTTCGTTACTCGCCCAATTAAAACATTGACACTCTCGCTACAGCAACTAGGAAATGGTGATTTGTCCGTTGAGGAGCTTCATGTTAAGGAAAAAGATGAGATCGGGAAATTAGCAGGCGCTTTTAACCAAACGATTCATCACCTTCGCGATATGATTACTACGATTCAAGATTCATCTAGCAAGGTAGCTTCTTTTAGCGTTGAGCTGTCAGCAAGTGCCGATCAGTTAACAGATGGATCTGAAAAGGTCGTTTCTTTGTCACAGCAATCATCTGAAGGGGTGAATCATCAGCAAGCGCGCACAACTAGTCTTTTTGAAAAGATTAAAAAAATGGCCGATCGTCTAATGAATTTTAGCGAAGAGTGTGAGGAATCACGACGCGTATCTCAGCAAACTCAATTCATGACTCTTGAGGGGAAACAGGCTTTAGACAACGTAAAGAACCAGATCAAGCATACGTCAGATTCCTTTGAAAAGGTACACGAAACGCTTGAACGATTGGGAAATCAGTCGAAGGAAATTGGGAGCATCGTAACGTTCATTTCAACAATCTCTGAGCAAACCAACCTTTTGGCCCTAAACGCAGCAATTGAAGCAGCGAGGGCAGGCGCTCACGGAAAAGGATTTGCAGTAGTGGCAGGGGAAGTACGAAAACTAGCGGAAGAAACAAAGGATTCGACGAGAAAAATTGAATCTGTCATTCAACGTGTTCAGGCTGACACGAAGCGTGCTGTTGAATTTATGAGAGAAGGTCAACAAGTATTAGATGATGCGATTGTGTTGTCTAATAACGCTTCACATAGCTTAACAACGATTCAAGATTTTTCGGTTCAAACGAAACAAAGCGTTGAAGACATGTCCACGTCGATTCAAAGCCTCCTTCTTTTAAATAACGAAATTATTCATGAGTTGGACGTTGTACAGGAAATTTCGGAAAAAGGTATTTCCTTCAGTCAGAAGACCGCGTCTGTCTCACAAGAGCAATTGGCCTCCATTGAAGAAATAGCAGCTAGTGTGAAGGCCCTTGTCGAGCTTGCTGACGAATTTAACTCGCTTCTTACGCGATTTAAGCTATAG
- a CDS encoding alpha/beta family hydrolase — MHVSKKEIHLKNRVVRYTHTEVGSQTVCFMFAGAGYKYDSPLFYYARMMMLRNDIDIVRIDYTYDAQTLRKTNEELTDIMMADIDPVIAEVLKSGSYKETIFLGKSIGTLPIANVLMKREEFATSKMILFTPLLRAKSLFQSLLASSHQGLLVIGDQDHHYSAGQIQQLQHLHFKIEVIRNADHSLDVGDYDARQSILFLANVMEKLQQTIRSTGLSQTFIH; from the coding sequence GTGCACGTTTCTAAAAAGGAAATTCATTTGAAGAATCGAGTCGTTCGCTACACTCATACAGAAGTAGGATCTCAAACCGTCTGCTTTATGTTTGCAGGTGCAGGCTATAAATATGATAGTCCGCTGTTTTATTACGCAAGAATGATGATGCTTCGAAATGACATTGACATTGTGCGTATTGATTATACATACGATGCCCAAACGCTACGAAAGACCAACGAAGAATTAACGGACATTATGATGGCTGATATCGATCCTGTTATAGCAGAAGTGTTGAAAAGCGGTTCCTACAAGGAAACCATTTTTTTAGGGAAATCGATTGGAACACTCCCAATTGCAAACGTTTTAATGAAGAGAGAAGAATTTGCTACATCTAAAATGATTTTATTTACGCCGCTTTTACGGGCTAAGTCCCTCTTCCAATCACTGCTAGCCAGCTCCCATCAAGGGTTACTAGTTATTGGCGACCAAGACCATCACTATAGTGCGGGGCAGATCCAACAGCTTCAGCATTTACATTTTAAAATTGAAGTGATTAGAAACGCCGATCACTCCTTAGATGTCGGCGACTATGATGCCCGACAATCCATTTTGTTTTTAGCAAATGTCATGGAGAAGCTTCAGCAAACCATTCGTTCAACAGGTCTTTCTCAAACATTTATTCATTAA
- a CDS encoding YitT family protein: MTKKHRKLSKKAILKRFIFITLGAILMAVALELFLVPNGVIDGGVTGVSIILAHLTGWKLGLFIFVLNVPFIILGYKQLGKTFTISALYGILVLSIFTAIFTPWQVFTSDLLLATVFGGILLGIGVGLVIRNGGALDGTEILAILISSKSSLSVGQIVMFINVFILGSAGFVFGWNNAMYSLMAYFIAFKMIDVVVEGLEQSRSAWIISDHEQEIGEALLQRLGRGVTYLNGEGGYKSEDKRVIFTVITRLEEAELKTIVEEIDPQAFLALGDIAEVRGGRFKKKAIH, from the coding sequence TTGACCAAAAAGCATCGGAAATTATCAAAAAAGGCCATACTAAAGCGCTTTATTTTTATTACTCTTGGCGCCATCTTAATGGCTGTTGCCCTAGAACTGTTTCTTGTTCCAAACGGCGTTATTGACGGAGGCGTGACGGGTGTTTCCATTATCCTCGCGCACTTAACGGGGTGGAAGTTAGGACTCTTTATCTTCGTCCTTAACGTACCCTTCATTATCCTCGGGTACAAGCAGCTTGGTAAAACATTTACGATCTCAGCCTTATACGGCATTTTAGTATTATCGATCTTCACCGCTATTTTCACTCCATGGCAAGTGTTCACATCAGATTTATTACTCGCTACTGTATTCGGTGGTATTTTGCTCGGGATTGGCGTTGGACTTGTCATCCGTAACGGAGGAGCTCTAGACGGAACAGAAATACTTGCCATTCTGATCAGCAGTAAATCAAGCTTATCCGTTGGACAAATTGTGATGTTCATTAACGTCTTTATTCTTGGAAGCGCAGGCTTTGTTTTTGGCTGGAATAACGCGATGTATTCTTTAATGGCTTACTTTATTGCCTTTAAGATGATTGATGTCGTCGTAGAAGGTCTTGAACAGTCGCGCTCTGCGTGGATTATTAGTGACCATGAGCAAGAGATCGGCGAAGCGTTGTTGCAGCGTCTTGGACGAGGTGTTACATACTTAAACGGTGAGGGCGGCTATAAAAGCGAAGATAAGCGCGTGATCTTTACCGTAATTACACGCCTTGAAGAAGCCGAATTAAAGACCATTGTAGAAGAAATCGATCCTCAAGCTTTCTTAGCATTAGGGGATATTGCGGAAGTGCGCGGTGGTCGGTTTAAGAAAAAAGCGATTCATTAA
- a CDS encoding YcnI family protein, giving the protein MKKMKQYVVAASAAASMLFFANTASAHVTVLPAESSTGAWETYTIKVPVEKDVPTTKVAVKMPAGVEFEQYETVPGWTTKVDKSGKGTTVTWSTEGEGIQAGQFQRFTFVAKNPDKAGDVAWDAYQYYKDGSIVEWTGDEDSDSPHSMTDIVKSTTSGHSHGGGAMDSHGQVKSDEAEDDHDDDSKLPLTLSIVGLVLAVVALIASLRRKK; this is encoded by the coding sequence ATGAAAAAAATGAAACAATATGTTGTCGCAGCTTCTGCAGCAGCGAGCATGCTATTTTTTGCTAACACGGCAAGTGCCCACGTAACGGTTTTACCAGCAGAATCATCTACTGGGGCGTGGGAAACATATACGATTAAAGTACCGGTAGAAAAAGATGTTCCAACAACAAAAGTAGCGGTGAAAATGCCAGCAGGCGTAGAATTTGAACAATACGAAACAGTGCCTGGATGGACAACCAAAGTGGATAAAAGCGGTAAAGGCACAACGGTGACGTGGAGTACAGAAGGAGAAGGCATTCAAGCGGGTCAATTCCAGCGCTTTACGTTTGTTGCAAAGAATCCTGATAAAGCGGGAGATGTAGCATGGGATGCGTATCAATATTATAAAGATGGTAGCATCGTAGAGTGGACAGGTGATGAGGATAGTGATTCACCGCACTCGATGACGGATATTGTGAAATCAACGACATCTGGTCACAGCCACGGTGGTGGTGCAATGGATAGCCACGGACAAGTAAAAAGCGATGAGGCAGAAGATGATCATGATGATGATTCGAAGCTTCCGCTTACGCTTTCAATTGTCGGTCTTGTATTAGCAGTTGTGGCACTGATTGCATCATTACGTCGTAAAAAATAA
- a CDS encoding copper resistance CopC/CopD family protein, protein MHASKTIKSLLVFILLLVMFTPLRAYAHAYIQESNPSENERLKQSPTEVKIKFNEELQNGFNSLSIVDSNGKRVKLEKAEIKSKDRSMIQAKVEQKLKDDVYSLEWRVVSADGHSVSGNIPFLVGKTSKEIPSSFQQSNGTSSALKVENITDRWFLYSSFSIIIGVLLFRMFWYRPEKPHTIINKRTKNLLWIGLSLLTIAILAFLPIQTKLNAGVSWSKAFDLELLSKTLQYTKEGTVWMIQIVILLLLFVSTWWLMRNKEQFSRIKASFSLALIVGMMLSKAFIGHPSSSPYKEFGVGTDFLHLLSASIWVGGILAIVFLLHEGMFKKDEESRDLYWQSLNRFSIWGWIAVGTLMLTGIFNATLFITDIQTLIRTTYGRALLIKVGGFVLMGILGMIHFIRVKYFPNKGLKWAVRVELLIGLAIFAFTAVFTNLPTPQGAAPQSFNDTAILIDNKEYLNLNISPKRPGPNTFEVTIYDQRGRALKDIEQVTITISQQGLFKDGRKSTFQVPEVSEGVYETNNLYLNQKGRWKIQVHVLTKSLDEYDAYFSTNLNR, encoded by the coding sequence ATGCATGCTAGCAAAACCATCAAAAGTTTACTTGTTTTTATCTTATTACTCGTCATGTTCACACCGTTGAGAGCGTATGCCCACGCATACATTCAAGAATCAAATCCTTCTGAGAATGAGCGGCTGAAGCAGTCACCAACAGAAGTTAAGATAAAGTTCAACGAAGAGCTACAAAACGGCTTTAACTCACTTAGTATTGTCGATTCGAATGGGAAACGAGTGAAATTAGAAAAAGCAGAAATAAAATCAAAAGACCGTTCGATGATTCAAGCAAAGGTCGAACAGAAGCTTAAAGACGATGTGTATTCTCTTGAATGGCGCGTTGTTTCTGCAGACGGTCATTCCGTTTCAGGGAACATTCCGTTTTTAGTTGGAAAAACGTCAAAGGAGATCCCGAGTTCGTTTCAACAGTCAAACGGAACAAGTAGTGCCTTAAAAGTAGAAAATATTACAGATCGCTGGTTTTTGTACAGTAGCTTTTCCATCATCATAGGCGTATTACTGTTTCGGATGTTTTGGTATCGTCCAGAAAAACCACATACGATCATTAACAAGCGGACGAAAAATCTTCTGTGGATCGGTTTATCTCTTCTTACTATTGCGATCCTAGCATTTTTACCTATTCAAACAAAGTTAAATGCAGGGGTTTCCTGGAGTAAGGCATTTGATTTAGAGTTGTTATCTAAAACGCTACAGTACACAAAAGAAGGAACGGTCTGGATGATTCAAATTGTCATTCTCCTTCTGTTATTTGTAAGCACATGGTGGCTGATGCGAAACAAAGAGCAATTTTCACGCATTAAGGCCAGTTTTTCACTCGCCTTAATTGTAGGAATGATGCTTTCAAAAGCATTTATTGGTCATCCTTCAAGTTCTCCATATAAAGAATTTGGTGTGGGAACGGATTTTCTTCATCTATTATCTGCCTCTATATGGGTAGGGGGCATTTTAGCGATCGTCTTCTTGTTGCATGAAGGAATGTTTAAAAAGGATGAAGAGTCCCGAGATCTCTATTGGCAGAGCTTAAATCGCTTTTCAATTTGGGGTTGGATTGCAGTCGGTACGTTGATGCTAACGGGAATTTTCAATGCGACGCTTTTCATTACCGATATTCAAACCTTAATTAGAACGACATACGGACGAGCGCTTTTAATTAAAGTCGGCGGATTCGTACTAATGGGCATCCTCGGTATGATTCACTTTATTCGCGTAAAATACTTCCCGAATAAAGGCTTGAAATGGGCGGTACGCGTGGAGCTTCTGATTGGACTCGCCATCTTTGCATTTACGGCTGTCTTCACAAACTTACCGACGCCACAGGGTGCAGCACCGCAATCGTTCAATGACACAGCCATTCTGATTGATAATAAAGAATACTTAAACCTTAATATCAGTCCGAAACGACCAGGTCCAAATACGTTTGAAGTGACAATCTACGACCAGCGTGGACGCGCGCTCAAAGATATTGAGCAGGTGACAATCACGATATCGCAGCAAGGATTATTTAAAGACGGACGTAAAAGTACGTTCCAAGTTCCAGAGGTTTCAGAAGGCGTATATGAAACGAATAACTTGTATTTAAACCAAAAAGGCAGATGGAAAATTCAAGTTCACGTCTTAACAAAATCGTTAGACGAATATGATGCGTATTTCTCTACCAACTTAAATCGATAA